The window GATGAACTTCCTCCGGTGAGGCTCCTGGATTTAGATCGAGAATTGTGTAGTATCGTTGGGTGTCTAACATCTACAACACTTTTTAAAGAATAGAACTTCTTGTCAAAAATAGTATTTCCAGTTTGAAAGGTCTCAAGCTAAGTGAGTATCCAAAAACACATCAGTTTAGGAAAGATATATTTTGTAGTCTTTCTTTAACTAAAGTTCATGGTTTCACAGTTTAGGATTCGCAGCATTGTTAACAGATTAATATTTTAATTCTGAGCTGAATTTTTAATAGTGATGACTTTTTTGCGGTTATCCGTAACTGTTACAACAAGCGAGCTGAGCATCCAGATTATCGGCGATTAACGTTTGCGTTCATGGGGGTGGCGACACCTTCAGTATTTAATTATTGATGACAAACGGCGTACACCGCTTAAAATTGGTCATGCGATCGCCATAACAGGTGTTCAACTCCAGGAAGCTCAACCGTTAGCAATAGGGTTAGCGCAAAAATCTAGTAACTCCTCAAGCTGATCCAACCTATGTATACTGCACCTAATCCTGTGGTACGGCGGGAAAACTAAAAAAAAAGCCAATTTACAGCGCGATTGCCCTTTCCTCTGGGAAACTAGGAAGCGTGCAAACGAAATTCTATACCTTAATTCTTTAGTTAGTCGTTGGGTGTAATAAGCATGAAGCTGGCAGCACGAATTGGTCAAGTTCCTCCATCCCTCACTCTGGCGATTGCCGCGAAGGCGAAAGCGCTGAAAGCCGAAGGGATAGATGTCTGTAGTTTCAGTGCTGGGGAACCGGACTTTGACACCCCAGCCCATATTAAAGCCGCAGCCGAAAAAGCTCTACAGGAAGGAAAAACCAAGTATGGCCCAGCAGCGGGGGAGCCAAAATTACGAGAAGCGATCGCACGTAAGCTGAGAGAAGATAATGGTCTTTGTTATAACGCAGAAAATGTGATCGTCACCAACGGCGGTAAGCATTCTCTGTTTAACTTGATGCTGGCGCTGATTGAAACCGGGGATGAAGTGATTATCCCAGCGCCTTACTGGCTTTCCTACCCCGAAATGGTAAAGCTGGCGGAAGGAACTCCCGTGATTGTTACTACCGATGCCTCTGGTGGTTACAAAATTACCCCAGACCAGTTACGCTCAGCCATCACCCCCAAAACCAAATTATTTGTCCTGAATTCTCCCTCAAATCCGACTGGCATGATTTACACGCCAGAGGAAATTAAAGCCCTGGCAGAGGTTGTCGTCGAGAACAATATTTGGGTAGTTTCGGACGAGATTTACGAAAAAATTCTTTATGACGGTGCAGAACACCTAAGTATTGGGGCGATTG of the Allocoleopsis franciscana PCC 7113 genome contains:
- a CDS encoding pyridoxal phosphate-dependent aminotransferase; the protein is MKLAARIGQVPPSLTLAIAAKAKALKAEGIDVCSFSAGEPDFDTPAHIKAAAEKALQEGKTKYGPAAGEPKLREAIARKLREDNGLCYNAENVIVTNGGKHSLFNLMLALIETGDEVIIPAPYWLSYPEMVKLAEGTPVIVTTDASGGYKITPDQLRSAITPKTKLFVLNSPSNPTGMIYTPEEIKALAEVVVENNIWVVSDEIYEKILYDGAEHLSIGAIGPEIFDRTIISNGFAKAYSMTGWRLGYLAGPVELIKAATTIQSHSTSNVCTFAQYGAIAALEGSQACVEEMCQAFAARRQVMLDRLNAIPGLICPKPDGAFYMFPDISQTGMKSMEFCNALLESHQVAAVPGIAFGADDCIRLSYATDMASIEKGMDRLEKFVREKTLG